The region AGTAGTGTTTCTTCATCAATTCATCCCAGACCTTCATGAGCAAGCTCGAAAAATTAAAAATTTTTTTCCGGGTATTCGCATAGCGATTGTCCATAAGTCCTTCAATGAATGGCCAAGAAGCTGGCTCACAGTAATCAATAGTAAGCTAGTGACGGAACATCTTGATGAAAGTTGCTGCCCCGATAAATATAAAGAAATGAGGGAAGAGGACTTTGAAATCATCTTAGATGACTTTTTTCTCCGGTGAATATGATTTGCTTCTTTGTTCCGGGAACTACTATAATGAAAATCATCTTTATAAACGCAATGCTTCAAGTATAAATGTTCCTAGTATAGAAAAAATTAATATGCGCGTGAAAATGCTGGAATGGCAAAAACGTAATGGAGTTTGGCGAGCTGAGGCTAGTTATAGTTATAAACCATATACTTTAGAAGCTGCAGATGCCTACGCTATTCAAGTAATAGAGGGACTCTACGGAGAAAAATAAATTATTTTCTTAATACGCGAGAAGCCCTTCGATAGACTTAGGTTTTTTGCTTGCCGGTAACTTAGCTGACTAGCTTTGTCTTTTATTTTTTTGATAAAAATTCAGTTTTTTGTCAGATTTTCTATAATAATGACAATATTGTTAATAAGCTCACGTGATAAGTAAGTTGTCTTTAACTTACTAAATTTAGGAAACTTAATCAAGATTGGATCTAAGAGGATTTATGAATCATTATACCAGACAGACGCTACTGCAAAAAATTAAGGATACACATAGCGAAGATTCATGGAATGAGTTTGTAGAGATTTATCGTCCTTATATCTATCACGTCATAAAAACTTTTGGTGTTAAAACTGATGAAATAGAAGATTTTGTGCAAAATACCTTGATCATTTGCTGGAAAAAACTTCCGGGATTTAACTACGAGCCTGACAAGGGACGCTTCCGTTATTGGTTGAGTCGTATAGCTCAATATTCAGTCAACAATCATATTCGCAAATTTAATCGTCGCGCCGAATTGGATGAGGAAATTATAATTCCTACTTCGCTTTCACCGGAAATTGAAGAAATCTCCGATAAGGAATGGAAGGTCTTTATCTCTAAAATGGCTTGGGATAATATTAAAGATAATTTGAGTGAAATAGCTCGCCTGAGTTTTTCGGCTCTTATGGATGGAGAGTCAATGGATAGTATATCTGAAAGGCTCGCCATCCCCAAAAATACGATCTCGGTTAACAAAAAGAGAATTTCGCCCAAAATGTTTAAAGAGATCCAAAGACTTCAACGCGAGTTAGGTTAAAATTAAAACTAAGCTTTATAGTGTCTTAATGAAATAAGCTGGCTCAATAATTATGGATGACGAGAAACATAGCTGGGAAAACCTCTATGAATTGGCTGATGAAGATGGTCGTGAAAACAGCCTTCTCAATGCACTATGGAGCGTAGAGGAACGCTACCAAGATTCTGATCTTGCCGGGACCGGGGCGATGAAGAAAATTATTCGAGCCGAGGATAAAGTCTCCGGTCGAGTAATTGCCAAGGCCGTGCTTAAGAACTCTCAGGATGAACAAACAGTTGAAAGTTTTCTTCGCGAAGCGCGAATCACTGCCATGTTACAGCACCCAAATATTGTTCCACTCTATGATATTGGCCTAGATGATCAGGGGCAGCCTTATTTCACCATGAAATTGATAAAAGGGCTTAGTTTAAGGGATATTCTTGATAAGCTCATCAAGAACGACCCCAAAACTCTCAAAGACTATCCACTTCCCAAGCGAATAGATATTTTCCTCAAGGTTTGCGATGCAATTGCTTATGCACACTCCCGCGGGATAGCTCATTTAGATCTCAAGCCTGAAAATATCACAGTGAGTACCTTTAGTGACGTTGTGGTTTGTGACTGGGGCTTAGCGGCGATCATTGGTCATAATGAGGATATGGATATATCCCTGACTGAAAGCCTAGATTACTACAGCAAGCGTTATTATACTCTTAGTGGGGAGATCAAAGGAACCCCGGGGTACATGGCGCCCGAGCAGGCTAGAGGAGGGTATGAGGTAAAAGATGAACGCAGCGATATTTTCGCCCTCGGCTCTATACTTTATGAATTACTGAGCCTTG is a window of Lentisphaera araneosa HTCC2155 DNA encoding:
- a CDS encoding RNA polymerase sigma factor, producing MNHYTRQTLLQKIKDTHSEDSWNEFVEIYRPYIYHVIKTFGVKTDEIEDFVQNTLIICWKKLPGFNYEPDKGRFRYWLSRIAQYSVNNHIRKFNRRAELDEEIIIPTSLSPEIEEISDKEWKVFISKMAWDNIKDNLSEIARLSFSALMDGESMDSISERLAIPKNTISVNKKRISPKMFKEIQRLQRELG